Genomic segment of Litorilinea aerophila:
TCCTCCTTCGCTTGTCCTGGAGCAGCGGATGCCGGGTATTGTAGCGGAGCGCGGGCATATTGGCCAGGGGGATCTGAGCGAAATGATGAACCGATGGCGACATCCGCCACATCACAGCGGATCATGGCATCCACCCAAGAAGGGAGCTTTGCATGTCACTGCCCATCCCAGTCCCAGCGACTTTTCGCATCATCGCCCATCGGGGCGCCTCCGCCTATGCGCCAGAGAACACCCTGCCCGCCTTTCGGCTGGCCCAGGAAATGGGCGTGTATGAGGTGGAGCTGGACACCCAGTTGACCACAGATGGCCAGGTGGTTCTCTGCCACGACGCCACCCTGGCCCGCTATGGCCATGGCCCCCGGCGGGTGGAGGAGATGCGCTGGCCCGAACTGGCCGGGCTAGACATGGGTTCCTGGTTCTCGCCCTTTCTCTTCGGCGGCGAGCCCATGGTAACCCTGGAGCAGCTCTTCCAGGTTTTCGAAGATCGGCTCTTCTATCACATCGAGTTGAAGGGGCTGGCGCCTGGCCTGCCAGCCGCGGTCCACCAGCTCATCCGGCGGCATGGCCTGCGCCACGTCTGCCTGGTTACCTCCTTTGCCCGGGATTCCCTGGCCGCCATGCGCAGCCTGGACGCCACCCTGCCCATGGGCTGGCTGGTGCGTGCCATCGACCAGGAGGCGATGGCCGGGGCCAGGGAGCTGTCTTTGGCGCAGCTTTGCCCGGCGGCAGAGGAAGTCACGCCAGAGGCGGTGGCCCAGGCGCGGCAGGTCGTGTCTGAGGTGCGGGCCTGGGGCATCAACGGTACCCGGGTGTCCACCCAGGCGGAGGAAGTGCAGTCGCTGATCCGGCGGGTCTTGGCGGCGGGCTGCGACGGCATGACCATCAACTGGCCCGATTGGGTGCGCCATGGTTGAGCAGCCGGCCCTGCCGGGGGATTGGTTCAGGCGGCGGCTGCCAGCAGCGGATCCGGGCGGGTTGCCTCGCGCAATAGGCGAGCGATGGCCAGGGGCATTCCGCTTTTTTCTACCGCCCGGGCGGCGGCATCCACGTCATATTCAACCCGGTGAAAATCGACCTGCTGCTTTCTGGTGTCGAAGATGGCAAACGCAGCCCGGGGATCCCCGTCCAACGGTCGCCCCACGGAACCGGGGTTGATGAAGAGGGTGGTGCGGACAGAGCCCGGCTTCTTGCCCTCGTGCCAGGAGCGGAAGGCGTAGGGGTGGTGGGTGTGGCCCATGATGACCACGTCGGCCGCCAGCCGCGCAGCCAGCCGGGCCATCCGGTCGGGGTCGTCGGGCATGTACCAGTCGTCCAGGGCATCCAGGCCGGCGTGCATCACCTGGATGTGGAGGCCATCCAGCTTGAAGGACAGGGTCATGGGCAGATTGCGCAGGTAGTGTTTTTGCTCTTGGCTCAGATGGGCCTGGGCCCAGGCCAGGGCGGCCCGGCGCAGGGGCTCCAGGGCAGGGCTGGACGGCCTTTGGGATGGCTGGGGCAGATCCCAGGCCACCGCGGCATCGTAATTGCCCGCCGCACAGGGGATGGCCATGTGGCGCAGCAGGTGGATCACCTGGCCGGGGTGGGCGCCAAAGCCCACCAGATCGCCGGCACAGAGGATGATGTCCACCGGGTGGGCATACAATTCTTGCAGGACCCGGGTGAGGGCATGGATATTGCCGTGGATGTCGGAGATCAAGCCGATTTTCATGGAGGCCCTTTCGTGGTCGATCCGGCGTGGGGACTTGTCCGCTCTTTTCGCTTTGGTTTCTCTCTGGAGATCCTCCGCTTCTTCTGCCCCCGCGGTGATGGTCGTTCTCTTCCTGGGGTCACCTGCCCTGGCCCCAGTAAAGCCTCCCCGAGTTATGGCGATGTCAACGCCCCGTTAGCAAAGGAACAATGGATTGTTAACGCTGTGTTCATCGGTGAAACCGGGTGTTTCTGCCGTGGACTCGTCTGTGGGCCGAAACAACTCAATCCAGCAGGCCTTCCTGGTTGCGCCAGGATGCCTGGGTGCGTTGGCGGGCGGCGGCCCGCAGGTCGGGGAATTCGTCGGTCTCGTCCACGATGGCGCCGGTCAGCGTCTCCAGGACATCCTCCAGGGTGATGACCCCGGCCACGCCGCCGAACTCGTCGATGACCACGGCCAGATGCTGCCGGTTGGACTGAAAGAAGTCCAGCAGGGCATCGGCCCGCACCGAGTGGGGCACAAAGTGGACCGGCCGGACGAACTCGGCCACGGTACGCTGGCCCTCCTGCCGGATCAAGGCCGCCAGCAGATCCGTCTTCAGGGCCATGCCCAACACGTCGTCCACCGATTCCCCGGTCACCACGATGCGGCTGTGGGGCGAGGCGATGATGGCTTCCTGGGCCTCGGCCAGGGTCATGTGGGCCAGCAAGGAAGTCATGGCCACCCGGGGCGTCATCAGGTCCCGGGCGGCCAGGTCGTTCAGCAGGAAGACCCGGCGAATCATCTCGGACTCGTCCTCTTCGATGCTGCCCTCCTCCTCCCCAATTTTGGTCAGCAATTCGATTTCCGACTCGTCGGTGAGGGGAAAGCGCTGGCCCCGGGTGAAGGGAGCGGTGATCTGCTCGATGAGCCACACCAGGGGGGTGAAGACGTAGGTGAGCACCTGGATGGGACGCGCCGCCGCCAGGGCGATGGGCTCGGCGAACTGCTCGCCGATGGTCTTGGGGATGATCTCCGCAAAGATGATGACCAGAAAGGTGAGGATGCCCGAGAAGACGCCCAGCCACTGTTCTCCCAGCACATGGGCCGCCAGGGTACCCACCGTGATGCTGCCCACGATGTTGGCGATGTTGTTGAGAATCACCACCGTGGCGATGGGGCGGCTCATGTTCTCTCGGATAGCCAGCAGCGCGCCGGCGGCCGGGTGCCCTTCCTCCAGGAGTTGCCGCACCCGCACGATCCGAACCGAAAAGAGCGCGGCTTCCGTCCCCGAGCAGATGCCCGAGGCTAGCAAGACGAACAAAACGGCAAATAGCAGTTGGTACATGGATGGTGAGTCGTTCGCTTTCCCGTGGGGACAGGATTCTGTGGATGTATGGTTTGCCCAGCCCAGTTCGGCCCTGGGCTACGGCGCCAGCCGGGGACCGAGATCCTCGATTTCCCGGTACCACCAGATCCGCACCCGGGCTGTTCCGCCTCGCTCGTAATATTCTACTCGAATTTCATGTTCGCCACGGCCGATGGCATCGAACCGATTGCGAGTCTCCTGGAATCCATCGCGCCAGGCGTCGATCACCTGGATACCGTCGATGTAGACCCGGACGCCATCGTCGCTCTGGGCCACGAAGGTGTAATCGCCAGCCTCGAAGAGGAAGCGCCCCACCCACCGGGCAGACCAGTCATCGCTGCTGACGATGCCGGGCGCCGGCGAATCCAGCCCCCAGTCCCGGTCCAGCGGAAATGTGCCCCGGGGTTCTGTCCGGGAGAGCACGGCAGGGGGCTGCAGGCCGGGGTTGTTGTAGTACGTGGCCTGCCAGTCGGTGCTGTAGGCCACAGGCGTCACCTCAAATTGCAGCAGCGCCTCACCGCCCGCCTCAAAGTACTCCACCCGCAGGGGGTAATCTCCTGCCAGCCGCCGGACCACCTCCCGCTCCCGGGCGGCGCCTTCCTGCCAGGTGTCCATCAGGAGCTGGTCGCCCAGAAAGACCCGGGCGCCGTCATCCACCCGCAGGAAGAACCGATAGTCGCCCGGCGGGAAGGAGACCACCCGCTCGAAGCGAATGGAAAAGTTATCCGCCGGGAGATTGGCCGCGGGCGCGCCCTGGCCCCAGTTAAAGTCGATGGCCGGCACCGTAGTCACCAGGACCGGGCTGCCCGTCAGGTCCCGATTGGGGAAGTAGCTGGCCTGCCAGGCCGTCACCGACACAGGCGGCGTGGGCGTGGGGGTGGGCGTGGCTGGCGGCTGGACAGGGACCACGGCCACCGTCCCCAGGTTGCCTGCCAGCTCCACGTCGCCATCCGACACCCAACCGACAAAGGTGGCCGAGCAGCGGATCTGCCACCAGGTGGCCTGGTTGTTCCGGCCGATGATGGGGCAGGCCTGGCCGGCAGCCAGACCGCCGACCAGGGGGAATTCTGGCCCAGGACCTGAGCGCACGGCCACCGACGGCGTTTGAGCCCGGGCGGTGGGAACTGTCGGTGTGGGCGTGGGCGTCGGTGTCGGGGTAGGCTGGGCCTCGGGCTCCGCCACTTCGATAAACCGGACCACAATCTCCGGTTGGTCGCTCAACCGTCCGGCCGGGTAGAGGGTGCCCCAGACCTTGACCAACAGCCCCGGCCCTCGGGCGCGCAGGGCCATGATCTGGGCTTCGACGGCGGCGGTCTCCCCCACCAGGCCATACGCGGAGTCGTCCGCGGTAATCAGATAAGTCTCAAAGGGCTGGCCGGGCGCCAGCTGCAGGGTGCCCGGCAGGGCGAAGATGGGCAGGAGATCGGACGTGGCCGTCTCGACCTCGTCCGGCTGCTGCGCAGCAACCGACAAGGGGTGGCCGCTGAGAACTGCGGTCAGGGCCAGGATGGCCCCCATGGCCCACCACAGGAAAGGTTTCATCTCCTGCCCTCGTTGAATCTCCGACGGCCAGGCATATGGCCGTCCACGGGGAGACAAGCCGGACGCCCCGGCGCCGCGGCCGTCCCCCTACAGCTCCAACAACAGGGCGGTGAGCAGCGCCGCCCGTTCGGGAATGCGATCCACTTCGATGTGCTCGTGGTCCGCGTGGGCCCCGTGACCCGGCACCCCCAGGCCGTCCAGGGTGGGGATGCCCAGCGCGCCGGTGAAGTTGCCGTCGCTGCCGCCGCCAGTGCCCCCTTCCTGCAGATCCAGGCCCAGTTTGGCGCCGATGGCTTTTGCCCGCTCGAACAGGGCGCCGGTGGCGCTGCGTTCCAACGGCGGGCGATTCCAGCCTCCCCGGACCTGGATACGGGCGCCGGGGAGTACGGGCTGCAGGCCCTGGACCGCAGCCACCAGGCGATCGGCCTCCTCCTGGGTCCAGGCCCGCAGGTCGATGTGGGCCGTGGCGTGGGCGGCCACCACGTTGGAGACAGTCCCGCCCTGGACCACGCCCACGTTCACCGTGGAGCCCTTCTCCAGGTCGGTGAAGCTGTGGAGGCGAAGTATCTGGTGGGCCAGCTCCTGGATGGCGCTGATGCCCTTTTCCGGTTCCACGCCGGCGTGGGCGGCCCGTCCCTCGATCTCCAGGACGAAGCTGCCGCCTCCCTTGCGGGCCGTCTTCAGCACGCCGCCGGGCAGGGGCGATTCCATGACCAGGACGTAGGCTGAGTGCCGTGCCTCTTCTTCGATGAGGGTCCGGGAAGTGGGGCTGCCCACCTCCTCGTCCGAGGTCATCAGGACGGTGACGGGCCGGGGGAGGGGGAGCTGGAGGTCGCCCACGGCCCGGAGTACATACTCCACCAGGGCGAGGCTGGACTGCATGTCGAAGATGCCGGGCCCATAGGCGCGGCCCTGTTCGTCCACCCGGAAGGGGTGGGTGGCCAGGGAACCCACCGGCCAGACGGTGTCGTAGTGACAAAGGATCAGGGCCGGCTGGGCGCTGTCCTGGGCGCCCTCGGGGGCGGTGGGGCGGAAGGTGGCCCGCACGTGGTTGCCCCGTTCGGCCACGGGGATGATGGTTACCTCGGCGCCGGCCTGGCGCAGCCGCCCGGCCAGGAACTCGGCGAAGGCATCCAGCCGGGGCTTGTCGCTGCTGGGGGTTTCCTGGGTGACGAGGGCTTCAATGGTGGCCAGGATTTCCGCCTTCCTGGCGGCAAAGTAGTCCAACAGATTCTGGTAGGACATGGGTGGCTCCGGTGTGGTGTTCTTTTCGGAAGCGGATCTCACTCCCGGATGCTCTTGTAGTAGTTGATCAGCCCGTTGGTGGATGAATCGTGGCTTCGGACCGGTTCTGGGTCTTTGAGCTCGGGCAGGATGGTCTTGGCCAGCACCTTGCCCAGTTCCACGCCCATCTGGTCAAAGGAGTTGATGTCCCAGATGGCGCCCTGGACGAAAATTTTGTGTTCGTAGAGGGCGATGAGGGAGCCCAGGGTCTCCGGCGTCAGGCGCTTGAACAGGAAAGAGTTGGTGGGCCGGTTGCCGGGGAAGGTCTTGGCCGGCACCAGGCGCAGAAGCTCCTCCCCGCTGATGCCCTGGGCCTCCAGTTCGGCCCGGACCTCCTCGGGCGTCTTGCCCTTCATCAGGGCTTCCGTCTGGGCGAAGAAGTTGGAGAGCAGGATGGTGTGGTGTTCGCCCAGGGGGTTGTGACTCTGGGCCGGGGCCAGAAAATCGCAAGGCACCAGCTTGGTTCCCTGGTGGATGAGCTGGTAGAAGGCGTGCTGGCCGTTGGTGCCGGGCTGTCCCCAGATGATGGGGCCGGTGCTGTAGTCTACCCACTGTCCATCCCGGGTGACACTCTTGCCGTTGCTCTCCATGTCGCCCTGCTGGAAATAGGTGGCGAAGTGCTCCAGGTACTGGTCATAGGGCAGGATGGCGTGGGTTTCGGCGCCCCAGAAGTTGTTGTACCAGATGCCCAGCAACCCCATCACCACCGGGATGTTCTCCTCGAAGGGCGTGGTGCGGAAGTAGTTGTCCACCTTGTGGGCGCCTGTCAATAGCTCCTCGAAGCGATCCATGCCGATGTAGAGGGCAATGGAGAGGCCGATGGCTGACCACAGAGAGTAGCGGCCGCCCACCCAGTCCCAAAATTCGAACATGTTCTCCCGGTCGATGCCGAAAGCCTGGACGGCTTCGCTGTTGGTGGAGATGGCCACAAAGTGCTTGGCCACCGCTGCCTCGTCCTGGGCCGTGGCCAGGAACCAATCCCGGGCCGAGTGGGCGTTGGTCATGGTCTCCTGGGTGGTGAAGGTTTTGGAGGCAACCAGGAAGAGGGTGGTCTCCGGGGAGACTTGCTTGAGGGTCTCCACCAGATCGGTGGCGTCCACGTTGGAGACGTAGTGCACCCGGAGGTTGGGATGGCCGTAAGGGCGGAGGGCGTGGGTGACCATCTTGGGGCCCAGGTCCGAGCCGCCGATGCCGATGTTGACGATGTCGGTGATGGGCTGGCCGGTGTAGCCCAGCCACTGGCCGTTGCGCACGGCCTCGCTGAAACGGCGCATCTTGTCCAACACCCGGTTGACCTCGGGCATCACATCTTCGCCATCCACGTAGATGGGCGTGTTGGCGCGATTGCGCAGGGCCACGTGAAGTACGGCCCGGTTTTCGGTGGTGTTGATCTTCTCGCCCCGGAACATGGCCTCGATCTTCTCGCCCAGATGAGTCTGCCGGGCCAGGTCCATGAGCAGCTTCATGGTCTGTTCCGTGATGCGATTCTTGGAGTAGTCGAAGAGGATGTCTTCAAAGCGCAGGGAGAAGCGCTCGAAGCGCTGAGGATCCTGGGCAAAGAGGTCCCGCATGTGTACATTGGCCATGGCCTGGCGGTGCTCCCGGAGGGCCTGCCAGGCCGGCAGGGTAGTAATCGATGCCATTATGCCTCCTGATATCCGAGAACGATTCTGTTCCACTGGAGGGAATTCCCTGGCCCCGGTCCCATTTTAGCACAAGTTGGCATAAAGGGGACTCTCCCCGGCCCTGTCCGTTGACTTTGCCAGGGGCGTATCCTATACTGAAAACAACAACAGCCATTCCAACCAGAACATGGAGATCCGATGGAGCGCCCGACTGCCGAAGGGCCTGAGGGGCCGTTGCCCATGGCTACATGTACGTACGAAGAGTTGGCTCATACCGCGGAAATTGGCCTGCGGGTGCGTTCGGATACGCCCGAAGGCCTTTTTGCCTGTGCTGCCCGGGGCATGTTTGCCCTGCTCAGCGTGGAGGTGGACCGCAGCACCCCGCCCATTCGCCGGGACGTGCATCTCACGTCCATGGACCTGGAGAGCCTGTTGGTGGACTGGCTGAGCGAGCTGCTCTACCTTCATGAAACCACGGGCGCCGTTTTCCAGGAGTGTGTGGTGACCCACTGGCAGCCGGATGCGCCGGATGGCCCCACCCTGGGGGCCACGGTCCAGGGCTATCCACCTGTCACTGCGCCCAGGCTGCAGATCAAAGCCGTCACCTACCATGACCTGCTTGTGGCCGCGGACGAAGATGGCTGGGTGGCCCAGGTCTACTTCGACATCTGAGGGTTCGGCTCCGGCGCATCTTCGGCGCCCGGGCGTCCCGGCTTTCCCGGCCATCCAGGGAACGGTATGGAGTGGCCTGCCGGCAGCGATCCGGACAAGCCGCCGTTGTCCACCGGCTGGGCTGGCAGCGCGGAAGGAGGGAAATGCAACATGGTGCAGATGAAAGATCTGATTCGCATCGACAAGTATGTCTGGGAAATCCCCAAAAGTTATCGCCATGACATGCGGGTGCCGGCTCGCATCTATGCCAGCCGCACCCTGCTGGAAAAGGCGTTGACCGACAAAAGCATCGAGCAGCTGGTCAACGCCACCACCCTGCCCGGCATCGTCGGCTATGCCATTGCCATGCCAGACGTACACCAGGGCTATGGCTTCCCGGTGGGGGGCGTGGCGGCCACCCGCCTGCCGGACGGCGTCATTTCTCCTGGGAGTATCGGCTACGATATCAACTGTGGGGTGCGCCTTCTGGCCAGCGACATCTACGCGGATGAGATCGAGCCCCATCTGGATACCCTGGCCACGGCCCTCTATCAGAACTGCCCCAGCGGCGTGGGACAGGGCGGCCGCTTCCGCCTGAGCGATAAGGAGCTCGACCAGGTCTTGGCCGAAGGCGCCCACTGGTGCCTCTCTCGGGGGCTGGCCACCAATGACGATGTACGCCATGCAGAGGAGACCGGCCGGCTGCGGGGTGCCGATCCCGCCCGGGTCAGCAAGCACGCCCGGGATCGGGGACGGGACCAGTTGGGCACCCTGGGCGCGGGCAACCACTTCCTGGAGGTGGACCAGGTCACAGCCATCTACGACGAGGAGGCGGCCGAGGCCTATGGGCTGCGCCTGGGCCAGGTGGTGGTCCTGATCCACTGTGGCTCCCGGGGGCTGGGGCATCAGGTCTGCACCGACTATGTGCGGGACTTCCAAAAGGCGCTCCAGCGCTACCACATCCAACTGCCGGACCGGGAGCTGGTCTGCGCACCCCTCAACTCGCCCGAGGGCGAGGCCTACACCGCGGCCATGCAGGCTGCAGCCAACTTCGCCTTTGCCAACCGCCAGGTGCTGGCCCACCTGGTGCGGGAGACCTTCGAGCAGGTCTTCGCGGGCACGGGCCTGCCCTTTGACGTGCGTCAGGTCTACGACGTGGCCCACAACATCGGCAAAATCGAATGGCACACCGTGGACGGCCAGCGCATGCAGGTCTGTGTCCACCGCAAGGGCGCGACCCGGGCCTTTGCACCGGGGAGCGACGAGATCCCACCCGAT
This window contains:
- a CDS encoding glycerophosphodiester phosphodiesterase, whose protein sequence is MSLPIPVPATFRIIAHRGASAYAPENTLPAFRLAQEMGVYEVELDTQLTTDGQVVLCHDATLARYGHGPRRVEEMRWPELAGLDMGSWFSPFLFGGEPMVTLEQLFQVFEDRLFYHIELKGLAPGLPAAVHQLIRRHGLRHVCLVTSFARDSLAAMRSLDATLPMGWLVRAIDQEAMAGARELSLAQLCPAAEEVTPEAVAQARQVVSEVRAWGINGTRVSTQAEEVQSLIRRVLAAGCDGMTINWPDWVRHG
- a CDS encoding metallophosphoesterase family protein, producing MKIGLISDIHGNIHALTRVLQELYAHPVDIILCAGDLVGFGAHPGQVIHLLRHMAIPCAAGNYDAAVAWDLPQPSQRPSSPALEPLRRAALAWAQAHLSQEQKHYLRNLPMTLSFKLDGLHIQVMHAGLDALDDWYMPDDPDRMARLAARLAADVVIMGHTHHPYAFRSWHEGKKPGSVRTTLFINPGSVGRPLDGDPRAAFAIFDTRKQQVDFHRVEYDVDAAARAVEKSGMPLAIARLLREATRPDPLLAAAA
- a CDS encoding hemolysin family protein produces the protein MYQLLFAVLFVLLASGICSGTEAALFSVRIVRVRQLLEEGHPAAGALLAIRENMSRPIATVVILNNIANIVGSITVGTLAAHVLGEQWLGVFSGILTFLVIIFAEIIPKTIGEQFAEPIALAAARPIQVLTYVFTPLVWLIEQITAPFTRGQRFPLTDESEIELLTKIGEEEGSIEEDESEMIRRVFLLNDLAARDLMTPRVAMTSLLAHMTLAEAQEAIIASPHSRIVVTGESVDDVLGMALKTDLLAALIRQEGQRTVAEFVRPVHFVPHSVRADALLDFFQSNRQHLAVVIDEFGGVAGVITLEDVLETLTGAIVDETDEFPDLRAAARQRTQASWRNQEGLLD
- a CDS encoding PA14 domain-containing protein encodes the protein MKPFLWWAMGAILALTAVLSGHPLSVAAQQPDEVETATSDLLPIFALPGTLQLAPGQPFETYLITADDSAYGLVGETAAVEAQIMALRARGPGLLVKVWGTLYPAGRLSDQPEIVVRFIEVAEPEAQPTPTPTPTPTPTVPTARAQTPSVAVRSGPGPEFPLVGGLAAGQACPIIGRNNQATWWQIRCSATFVGWVSDGDVELAGNLGTVAVVPVQPPATPTPTPTPPVSVTAWQASYFPNRDLTGSPVLVTTVPAIDFNWGQGAPAANLPADNFSIRFERVVSFPPGDYRFFLRVDDGARVFLGDQLLMDTWQEGAAREREVVRRLAGDYPLRVEYFEAGGEALLQFEVTPVAYSTDWQATYYNNPGLQPPAVLSRTEPRGTFPLDRDWGLDSPAPGIVSSDDWSARWVGRFLFEAGDYTFVAQSDDGVRVYIDGIQVIDAWRDGFQETRNRFDAIGRGEHEIRVEYYERGGTARVRIWWYREIEDLGPRLAP
- a CDS encoding M20 family metallopeptidase, which produces MSYQNLLDYFAARKAEILATIEALVTQETPSSDKPRLDAFAEFLAGRLRQAGAEVTIIPVAERGNHVRATFRPTAPEGAQDSAQPALILCHYDTVWPVGSLATHPFRVDEQGRAYGPGIFDMQSSLALVEYVLRAVGDLQLPLPRPVTVLMTSDEEVGSPTSRTLIEEEARHSAYVLVMESPLPGGVLKTARKGGGSFVLEIEGRAAHAGVEPEKGISAIQELAHQILRLHSFTDLEKGSTVNVGVVQGGTVSNVVAAHATAHIDLRAWTQEEADRLVAAVQGLQPVLPGARIQVRGGWNRPPLERSATGALFERAKAIGAKLGLDLQEGGTGGGSDGNFTGALGIPTLDGLGVPGHGAHADHEHIEVDRIPERAALLTALLLEL
- the pgi gene encoding glucose-6-phosphate isomerase; amino-acid sequence: MASITTLPAWQALREHRQAMANVHMRDLFAQDPQRFERFSLRFEDILFDYSKNRITEQTMKLLMDLARQTHLGEKIEAMFRGEKINTTENRAVLHVALRNRANTPIYVDGEDVMPEVNRVLDKMRRFSEAVRNGQWLGYTGQPITDIVNIGIGGSDLGPKMVTHALRPYGHPNLRVHYVSNVDATDLVETLKQVSPETTLFLVASKTFTTQETMTNAHSARDWFLATAQDEAAVAKHFVAISTNSEAVQAFGIDRENMFEFWDWVGGRYSLWSAIGLSIALYIGMDRFEELLTGAHKVDNYFRTTPFEENIPVVMGLLGIWYNNFWGAETHAILPYDQYLEHFATYFQQGDMESNGKSVTRDGQWVDYSTGPIIWGQPGTNGQHAFYQLIHQGTKLVPCDFLAPAQSHNPLGEHHTILLSNFFAQTEALMKGKTPEEVRAELEAQGISGEELLRLVPAKTFPGNRPTNSFLFKRLTPETLGSLIALYEHKIFVQGAIWDINSFDQMGVELGKVLAKTILPELKDPEPVRSHDSSTNGLINYYKSIRE
- a CDS encoding archease, encoding MATCTYEELAHTAEIGLRVRSDTPEGLFACAARGMFALLSVEVDRSTPPIRRDVHLTSMDLESLLVDWLSELLYLHETTGAVFQECVVTHWQPDAPDGPTLGATVQGYPPVTAPRLQIKAVTYHDLLVAADEDGWVAQVYFDI
- a CDS encoding RtcB family protein, which gives rise to MVQMKDLIRIDKYVWEIPKSYRHDMRVPARIYASRTLLEKALTDKSIEQLVNATTLPGIVGYAIAMPDVHQGYGFPVGGVAATRLPDGVISPGSIGYDINCGVRLLASDIYADEIEPHLDTLATALYQNCPSGVGQGGRFRLSDKELDQVLAEGAHWCLSRGLATNDDVRHAEETGRLRGADPARVSKHARDRGRDQLGTLGAGNHFLEVDQVTAIYDEEAAEAYGLRLGQVVVLIHCGSRGLGHQVCTDYVRDFQKALQRYHIQLPDRELVCAPLNSPEGEAYTAAMQAAANFAFANRQVLAHLVRETFEQVFAGTGLPFDVRQVYDVAHNIGKIEWHTVDGQRMQVCVHRKGATRAFAPGSDEIPPDYRAVGQPVLVPGSMGTASYVLAGTQGAMEQTFGSTCHGAGRNLSRTAAKKQVRGEELKQRLSHQGIRVRAGSMRGLAEEAPVAYKQVEEVIEVVEGAGIARAVARLEPMAVIKG